One region of Rhodocaloribacter litoris genomic DNA includes:
- a CDS encoding metallophosphoesterase: protein MTLPLSDPKIADLLLHCEARGPAPAYDEAGTVARSLEGGDLVVVSDLHLAEGLEHDGRYPGTENFFADDAFHRFLEDTRTRLRHTPAWLVLNGDVVDFMRITVIPHTDDDFGRWAERLRQIGLDYDTDTLRAALIRKERTFGLRTNDFKSVWKLDLSLRGHPLFLAALAEWMLAGHRLVIVRGNHDLEWYWLAVRNLLRLALAEHLAARTGTDLETVLRTTVLPHLHFIHDRLLFDREMLIEHGHVFDRFTAVVGGPVIGDGTELNIPFGSFFNRYLINRIELDYPYIDNVRPREQLLPLLVRERFPLALKLLFFHIPFALRVIPKKYYRYVFGRALVMLLAVGVPLGLMGWHLWQVLSPAAEPVQAALATDSFILRRVTGALQTLLWPILSYFLARIVAYLQLEEPPSLNAFARERFDTLPDCRLITFGHTHNPDQFEHAGRWFYNTGTWVPVIEQSSAEVRFDRTFTFLHLQHAHGRLQPGRLQRWDDAAGRPAPMIIVKKKGEHEEG, encoded by the coding sequence ATGACCCTGCCCCTCTCCGATCCGAAAATCGCCGACCTCCTGCTGCACTGCGAGGCGCGCGGACCGGCGCCGGCCTATGACGAAGCCGGCACCGTGGCCCGCTCGCTCGAAGGCGGGGACCTCGTCGTCGTGAGCGACCTGCACCTGGCCGAGGGCCTCGAACACGACGGGCGCTACCCCGGCACGGAAAACTTCTTCGCCGACGATGCCTTCCACCGCTTCCTCGAAGACACCCGCACCCGCCTCCGGCACACCCCGGCGTGGCTCGTCCTCAACGGCGACGTGGTCGACTTCATGCGCATCACCGTCATCCCGCACACCGACGACGACTTCGGCCGGTGGGCAGAACGCCTCCGGCAGATCGGGCTCGACTACGACACGGACACGCTCCGCGCCGCCCTCATCAGGAAAGAGCGTACCTTCGGGCTTCGGACGAACGACTTCAAGTCCGTCTGGAAACTGGACCTGTCGCTGCGCGGGCACCCGCTGTTTCTGGCGGCCCTGGCCGAATGGATGCTGGCCGGGCACCGCCTCGTGATCGTGCGCGGCAACCACGACCTGGAGTGGTACTGGCTTGCCGTGCGCAACCTGCTGCGCCTGGCCCTGGCCGAACACCTCGCCGCGCGGACGGGCACCGACCTCGAAACCGTCCTGCGCACCACCGTCCTGCCACACCTCCACTTCATCCATGACCGGCTCCTCTTCGACCGCGAGATGCTCATCGAGCACGGGCACGTCTTCGACCGCTTCACCGCCGTCGTCGGCGGGCCCGTCATCGGCGACGGTACCGAGTTGAACATCCCCTTCGGCTCGTTCTTCAACCGCTACCTCATCAACCGCATCGAGCTGGACTACCCCTACATCGACAACGTGCGGCCGCGCGAGCAGCTGCTGCCGCTGCTCGTGCGCGAACGCTTCCCGCTGGCGCTGAAGCTGCTCTTCTTCCACATCCCGTTCGCCCTGCGCGTCATCCCGAAGAAGTACTACCGGTACGTCTTCGGGCGGGCGCTGGTGATGCTGCTGGCCGTCGGGGTGCCGCTCGGGCTGATGGGGTGGCACCTGTGGCAGGTGCTGTCTCCCGCCGCCGAGCCGGTGCAGGCCGCCCTGGCCACCGACAGCTTCATCCTCCGCCGGGTCACCGGGGCGTTGCAGACGCTGCTCTGGCCCATCCTCTCGTACTTCCTCGCACGCATCGTCGCCTACCTGCAACTCGAAGAACCGCCGAGCCTGAACGCGTTCGCCCGCGAGCGCTTCGATACGTTGCCGGACTGCCGCCTCATCACCTTCGGCCACACCCACAACCCGGACCAGTTCGAGCACGCGGGGCGATGGTTCTACAACACCGGTACATGGGTGCCCGTCATCGAACAGTCGAGCGCCGAGGTCCGCTTCGACCGCACCTTCACGTTCCTGCATCTCCAGCATGCACACGGCCGGCTCCAGCCCGGCCGGCTCCAGCGATGGGACGACGCCGCCGGCCGCCCCGCTCCCATGATCATCGTCAAAAAGAAGGGGGAGCACGAGGAGGGTTGA
- a CDS encoding FAD-dependent oxidoreductase codes for MSSIAPEKLLRGVLRLLAVAYFVSALATLAGPLIVPLRPFFGALPFVANAVALDVSLMALCLYAAANLPVRAALVRLVAGAQGLAVVVTAAFLLLADPAKRVLWLLLIGAHAGAGLLVLVAYLRYRRSAPPAPAAALPGNLTLAERRMRGLLIATGLLLGVAAVYYAAGPFLGYAERFFRRLPFVAASAVKAGTLAVLCFHIARDLRRNLSLTGILIAAYIASALALLLYAAFADTGGTLPYAGWSFEVEALVWGSFLLSTGFVVLVFILYLAAYTARYRLAFFRPMEYRTLQALADVVVHGEDEAIPPEDVARNVERYIRNINARRRWVHRIVLFSLHLHPLLYFKPPFPELSSEERLRHLKRHFYRDVLFKAMPDVYRQLVQAMIRVAKQLTYVGYYNDPRVHPGIGYRRFSERERYGTLPIPPKREHPLDVDTPDRVRKDVLETDVCIVGSGAAGAVLAYRLAEQGRSVLVVERGRYVQPKDFTEDEVDMIGKLYADGVFQQTRDFRFTVLQGSCVGGTTVVNNAVCFDPPEHVVDHWNGAWQAGLDKNALYDAARLVRDWLPIRPMRADRVRLNPSFPLYLDGLARSGLGYAADVVDANILVSDPEAGVAGCFGCGYCNIGCAFGKKLSMLDTVLPWAQRDFPGRVRILSECEVVRLRARSGTPKQVVDLRARYPDGRKLTIRAKTYVLAAGAVASPFLLLRSGIARDLPVGRHASFNMGAPLTAEFDRTLNAYDGLQISHYGLPPGLQQAGFVYETWWNPAVSQAINMPGWFEDHYENMRRYGQMMAVGVLVGTKSNARVVPALTGGADISYTPDPEDMHRLATGLKNLGLLLFAAGARRVLVNTWRYHAYTDADRFAREILDVAGDARMMTLGTGHPQGGNALSADPRRGVVGPDFRVHGFDNLYLCDASVFPTSLTVNPQLTVMALAQYAAGRIG; via the coding sequence ATGTCTTCCATCGCCCCAGAGAAGCTGCTGCGCGGCGTGCTCCGCCTGCTGGCCGTGGCCTATTTCGTGAGTGCCCTCGCCACGCTCGCCGGCCCGCTGATCGTACCGCTCCGGCCGTTTTTCGGCGCCTTGCCTTTCGTGGCGAACGCGGTGGCGCTGGACGTGTCGCTGATGGCGCTGTGTCTCTACGCCGCCGCCAACCTGCCGGTGCGGGCGGCGCTGGTCCGGCTCGTCGCCGGCGCACAGGGCCTGGCCGTGGTGGTGACCGCCGCGTTTCTCCTCCTGGCCGACCCGGCCAAGCGGGTGCTGTGGTTGCTGCTGATCGGCGCGCACGCGGGCGCGGGCCTGCTCGTGCTGGTGGCGTACCTGCGCTATCGCCGGAGCGCCCCGCCCGCACCGGCCGCTGCCCTACCGGGCAACCTGACCCTGGCCGAGCGTCGCATGCGGGGCCTGCTCATCGCCACCGGACTGCTGCTCGGGGTGGCCGCGGTCTACTACGCCGCCGGCCCGTTCCTGGGCTATGCCGAACGGTTCTTCCGGCGGCTGCCGTTCGTAGCCGCTTCGGCGGTGAAGGCCGGCACGCTGGCGGTGCTGTGTTTCCACATCGCCCGCGACCTGCGCCGGAACCTGTCCCTCACCGGCATTCTGATTGCCGCCTACATCGCCTCGGCCCTGGCCCTTCTCCTCTACGCCGCCTTCGCCGACACGGGCGGCACCCTGCCCTACGCCGGGTGGAGCTTCGAGGTGGAAGCCCTCGTGTGGGGCTCTTTCCTGCTGTCCACCGGCTTCGTGGTCCTCGTGTTCATCCTCTACCTGGCCGCCTACACGGCCCGCTACCGCCTCGCCTTCTTCCGCCCGATGGAATACCGCACGTTGCAGGCCCTGGCCGACGTGGTGGTGCACGGCGAAGACGAGGCCATCCCGCCCGAAGACGTGGCCCGCAACGTGGAGCGCTACATTCGCAACATCAACGCCCGGCGGCGGTGGGTGCACCGGATCGTCCTCTTCTCCCTCCACCTCCATCCCCTCCTCTACTTCAAACCTCCTTTTCCCGAACTCTCCTCCGAGGAACGCCTGCGCCACCTGAAGCGGCATTTCTACCGCGACGTGCTGTTCAAGGCCATGCCCGACGTCTACCGGCAGCTCGTGCAGGCCATGATCCGCGTGGCGAAGCAGCTCACCTACGTCGGCTACTACAACGACCCGCGGGTGCATCCGGGCATCGGCTACCGGCGCTTCTCCGAACGAGAACGGTACGGGACGCTGCCGATTCCGCCGAAGCGGGAACACCCGCTCGACGTGGACACGCCGGACCGGGTACGGAAGGACGTGCTCGAAACCGACGTGTGCATCGTCGGGAGCGGGGCCGCCGGCGCCGTGCTCGCCTACCGCCTGGCCGAACAGGGCCGCTCGGTGCTCGTCGTCGAGCGGGGCCGGTACGTCCAGCCGAAGGACTTCACCGAGGACGAGGTGGACATGATCGGCAAGCTGTACGCCGACGGCGTCTTCCAGCAGACGCGCGACTTCCGCTTCACGGTGCTGCAGGGAAGCTGCGTGGGCGGCACCACCGTGGTCAACAACGCCGTCTGCTTCGACCCGCCCGAGCACGTGGTCGACCACTGGAACGGCGCCTGGCAGGCCGGCCTCGACAAGAACGCCCTTTACGACGCCGCCCGCCTCGTCCGGGACTGGCTGCCCATCCGTCCCATGCGGGCGGACCGCGTCCGGCTCAACCCCTCCTTCCCCCTCTACCTCGACGGCCTTGCCAGATCGGGCCTGGGCTATGCGGCCGACGTCGTCGACGCCAACATCCTGGTGAGCGATCCGGAGGCGGGCGTCGCGGGATGCTTCGGTTGCGGCTACTGCAACATCGGTTGCGCCTTCGGCAAGAAGCTCTCGATGCTGGACACGGTGCTGCCCTGGGCCCAGCGCGACTTTCCCGGCCGGGTGCGGATTCTCTCCGAATGCGAGGTGGTTCGCCTGCGGGCACGCAGCGGCACGCCGAAGCAGGTCGTCGACCTGCGGGCCCGGTATCCGGACGGGCGGAAACTGACCATCCGGGCGAAAACGTACGTGCTGGCGGCCGGCGCGGTGGCCTCGCCGTTCCTGCTGCTGCGCAGCGGCATCGCCCGCGACCTGCCCGTCGGGCGTCACGCCAGCTTCAACATGGGCGCCCCCCTCACGGCCGAGTTCGACCGCACGCTCAACGCCTACGACGGCCTGCAGATCTCCCACTACGGCCTGCCGCCCGGCCTCCAGCAGGCCGGCTTTGTGTACGAGACGTGGTGGAATCCGGCCGTCTCGCAGGCGATCAACATGCCGGGGTGGTTCGAGGACCATTACGAGAACATGCGCCGCTACGGGCAGATGATGGCCGTGGGCGTGCTCGTCGGGACGAAGTCGAACGCGCGTGTGGTGCCGGCCCTCACCGGCGGCGCGGACATCTCCTACACGCCCGATCCCGAAGACATGCACCGGCTGGCCACAGGCCTCAAAAACCTCGGCCTGCTGCTCTTTGCCGCCGGCGCCCGGCGCGTGCTGGTCAACACCTGGCGCTACCACGCCTACACGGACGCGGACCGCTTCGCCCGCGAGATCCTGGACGTGGCCGGCGACGCCCGGATGATGACGCTCGGCACCGGGCACCCCCAGGGGGGCAACGCCCTCAGCGCCGACCCCCGGCGGGGCGTCGTCGGCCCGGACTTCCGCGTCCACGGCTTCGACAACCTGTATCTCTGCGACGCCAGCGTCTTCCCGACCAGCCTCACCGTCAATCCCCAGCTGACGGTGATGGCCCTGGCCCAGTATGCCGCCGGGCGCATCGGGTGA
- a CDS encoding DUF1800 domain-containing protein produces the protein MHRRSFLRIPDRPVSANPRRRAGLEPYAGPWTRRQARHLVRRTGFGAIKREVDGVLADGNAATAVDRLVAAAQADPLPEAPAWYGRSNTSGISEIYELQRAWFEAMRTKGLIEKMTLFWHNHFVTQYTGIRSKTSLSAAHLVYDYYTLLRRHALGNFRTLVRKIGLNPAMLVYLDGFVNERGKANENYARELLELFTMGQTGPDGSLNYTETDIKEIARALTGWVVTGDRRASFDPARHDGGLKQVWGETGAFDYDDVVDLLFEKRARQTAHYVCRKLYTYFVQAVPDEAIVAGLAETFLAHDFEIAPVVKQLLKSAHFYEDAFIGARIKSPVEFVIGLLRETEVVPTQALLENVREVLAPLSLGQELFNPPNVAGWPGLNPPDAGGLPGHYAWLTNTTLPERWAFAADLIYGNLGAAYDPVELAMKLSDPSDPFALAVDLAETMIPVPLEQTGIREVSEDFAGMEAHPLPPEAQQAPAYVLNLTKLLLDGLPHYGWPVLTDPGAPQATDARTLLRAYLAYLVQLPAYQLT, from the coding sequence ATGCACCGGCGAAGCTTTCTTCGCATCCCCGACCGGCCCGTCTCCGCCAACCCGCGCCGCAGGGCCGGCCTGGAGCCCTACGCCGGTCCCTGGACGCGTCGCCAGGCCCGTCACCTGGTCCGCCGAACCGGTTTCGGCGCCATCAAACGCGAGGTCGACGGCGTCCTGGCCGACGGTAATGCCGCCACCGCCGTGGACCGGCTCGTGGCTGCCGCCCAGGCCGATCCCCTGCCCGAAGCACCGGCCTGGTACGGCCGTTCGAACACCTCCGGCATCAGCGAGATCTATGAGCTCCAGCGGGCGTGGTTCGAGGCCATGCGCACGAAAGGGCTCATCGAAAAGATGACCCTGTTCTGGCACAACCACTTCGTCACCCAGTACACGGGCATCCGCTCCAAGACCTCCCTCTCGGCGGCCCATCTCGTCTACGACTACTACACCCTGCTGCGCCGGCATGCGCTGGGCAACTTCCGCACGCTCGTCCGGAAGATCGGGCTGAACCCGGCCATGCTCGTCTACCTGGACGGGTTCGTCAACGAGCGGGGCAAGGCCAACGAGAACTACGCCCGGGAGCTGCTGGAACTGTTCACCATGGGACAGACCGGCCCGGACGGGTCGCTCAACTACACCGAGACCGACATCAAGGAAATCGCGCGGGCGCTGACCGGCTGGGTCGTCACCGGCGACCGCAGGGCGTCCTTCGACCCGGCCCGGCACGACGGCGGCCTCAAGCAGGTCTGGGGCGAGACCGGCGCCTTCGACTATGACGACGTCGTTGACCTCCTCTTCGAGAAACGCGCCCGGCAGACGGCCCACTACGTCTGCCGCAAGCTCTACACCTACTTCGTGCAGGCGGTGCCGGACGAGGCCATCGTGGCCGGACTGGCGGAGACGTTCCTGGCACACGACTTCGAGATCGCCCCGGTAGTGAAGCAACTGCTCAAGAGCGCGCATTTCTACGAGGACGCCTTCATCGGGGCCCGCATCAAGAGCCCCGTCGAGTTCGTCATCGGCCTGTTGCGGGAAACCGAGGTGGTGCCCACGCAGGCCCTGCTCGAGAACGTCCGGGAGGTGCTGGCGCCGCTGTCGCTGGGCCAGGAGCTGTTCAACCCGCCCAACGTGGCGGGGTGGCCCGGGCTCAACCCGCCCGACGCCGGCGGCCTGCCGGGGCATTACGCCTGGCTCACCAACACCACCCTGCCCGAGCGATGGGCCTTCGCCGCCGACCTGATCTACGGCAACCTCGGGGCAGCCTACGACCCCGTCGAGCTGGCGATGAAGCTCTCGGATCCGTCCGATCCCTTCGCCCTGGCCGTGGACCTGGCCGAGACGATGATCCCCGTACCGCTGGAGCAGACCGGCATCCGCGAGGTGAGCGAGGACTTCGCCGGGATGGAGGCCCACCCGCTCCCACCGGAGGCGCAGCAGGCCCCGGCCTACGTCCTCAACCTGACCAAGCTGCTCCTGGACGGCCTGCCCCACTACGGCTGGCCCGTCCTCACCGATCCCGGGGCGCCGCAGGCCACCGACGCCCGGACGCTGCTACGGGCCTACCTGGCCTACCTCGTCCAGCTCCCTGCCTACCAGCTTACCTGA
- a CDS encoding acyl-CoA carboxylase subunit beta, translating to MKPTNPLLADLERRRAEALQGGGEKRIARQHEKGKLTARERLDVLLDEGSFQELGMFVRHQCRDFDLDQNRPYGDGVVTGYGTIHGRLVYVFSQDFTVFGGSLGQAHASKIVKIMKLAMENGAPIIGLNDSGGARIQEGVVSLGGYADIFLLNTLASGLVPQISAIMGPCAGGAVYSPAITDFVFMVKNTSYMFVTGPNVVKTVTQEDVTFEELGGADTHASKSGVAHMACANDVDCLLKIRELMHYIPSNCEDTPPFVPTGDPAGRADPELDTIVPENPNKPYDMREVITRIVDDGRFFEIHADYAPNLIVGFAHLGGRSVGIVANNPAVLAGVLDLNTSIKGARFVRFCDAFNIPLIVFEDVPGFLPGTDQEWRGIIRHGAKLLYAFCEATVPKITVITRKAYGGAYDVMNSKHIRGDLNFAWPTAEIAVMGPKGAVEIIYRRQIETADDPDAAAERFIAEYREKFANPYVAAEYGYIDDVIEPRTTRQRLIRGLGMLRNKVVHNPRKKHGNIPL from the coding sequence ATGAAGCCGACGAATCCGCTCCTCGCCGACCTCGAACGTCGCCGGGCCGAGGCCCTCCAGGGCGGCGGCGAAAAACGCATCGCCCGGCAGCACGAAAAAGGCAAGCTCACGGCCCGCGAGCGCCTCGACGTGCTCCTCGACGAAGGCTCGTTCCAGGAACTGGGCATGTTCGTGCGCCACCAGTGCCGCGACTTCGACCTGGACCAGAACCGGCCCTACGGCGACGGGGTCGTCACCGGCTACGGTACCATCCACGGCCGCCTCGTCTACGTCTTCAGCCAGGACTTCACCGTCTTCGGCGGCTCGCTCGGGCAGGCGCACGCCTCCAAGATCGTCAAGATCATGAAGCTGGCCATGGAGAACGGCGCGCCGATCATCGGGCTGAACGACTCCGGCGGCGCCCGCATCCAGGAGGGCGTCGTCTCCCTCGGCGGCTATGCGGACATCTTCCTGCTCAACACGCTCGCCTCGGGGCTCGTCCCGCAGATCTCCGCCATCATGGGGCCGTGTGCGGGCGGGGCCGTCTACAGCCCCGCCATCACGGATTTCGTCTTCATGGTCAAGAACACCAGCTACATGTTCGTCACCGGCCCCAACGTGGTCAAGACGGTGACGCAGGAAGACGTGACGTTCGAGGAACTCGGCGGGGCGGACACGCACGCCTCCAAGAGCGGCGTGGCCCACATGGCCTGCGCCAACGACGTGGATTGCCTCCTGAAAATCCGGGAGCTCATGCACTACATCCCCTCGAACTGTGAGGACACGCCCCCGTTCGTGCCCACCGGCGACCCCGCCGGCCGCGCCGACCCGGAGCTGGACACGATCGTCCCGGAGAACCCGAACAAGCCGTACGACATGCGCGAGGTCATCACCCGCATCGTCGACGACGGCCGCTTCTTCGAGATCCACGCCGACTATGCCCCCAACCTGATCGTCGGCTTCGCCCACCTGGGCGGTCGCTCGGTCGGCATCGTGGCCAACAACCCGGCCGTGCTGGCCGGCGTGCTGGACCTGAACACCTCCATCAAGGGCGCCCGCTTTGTGCGCTTCTGCGACGCGTTCAACATCCCGCTCATCGTCTTCGAAGACGTGCCCGGCTTCCTGCCCGGCACCGACCAGGAGTGGCGCGGCATCATCCGGCACGGGGCCAAGCTGCTCTACGCCTTCTGCGAGGCCACCGTCCCGAAGATCACCGTCATCACGCGGAAAGCCTACGGCGGGGCCTACGACGTGATGAACTCGAAGCACATCCGCGGCGACCTGAACTTCGCCTGGCCCACGGCCGAGATCGCCGTGATGGGACCCAAAGGGGCCGTCGAGATCATCTATCGCCGGCAGATCGAAACCGCCGACGACCCGGACGCCGCCGCCGAGCGGTTCATCGCGGAGTACCGGGAAAAGTTTGCCAACCCGTACGTGGCGGCCGAATACGGCTACATCGACGACGTGATCGAGCCGCGCACGACGCGGCAGCGGCTCATCCGGGGACTGGGGATGCTCAGAAACAAGGTCGTCCACAACCCCCGGAAGAAGCATGGCAACATCCCGCTGTGA
- a CDS encoding WG repeat-containing protein, with translation MIRTRLPFRMKSQIPHRRSGWLPAGWMMVLLATLAAGCDLFEGDDTTAPADRRYPVRLDEAWGYISATGRMAIVPRYEAAMPFAEGLGAVQLGGLWGYVDAAGTLKIPPVYRVATPFAEGLAAVRGDAGYGFIDRNGDVVIDPQFELARPFAEGRAAVRLGGLWGYVDAAGTLVIEPRFSDARPFAEGLAAVESTDGWIYIDRDGGIAIDPPFTIEAAGDFAGGLAPFATSDGWGYLDRRGNPVIAPRFEAAGPFAEGLAPVAQNGRYGYIDRTGRLVVPPQFRDARPFAEGLAAVRLNNRWTFLSKTSLRIAMERHFMLAEPFRDGLARVFTGREDDPEIGYIDRQGAYVWYPTR, from the coding sequence ATGATTCGTACCCGTTTGCCGTTCCGGATGAAGTCGCAGATCCCGCACCGCAGGTCGGGGTGGCTGCCGGCCGGCTGGATGATGGTCCTGCTCGCAACCCTGGCAGCCGGCTGTGACCTTTTCGAAGGGGACGACACCACGGCCCCGGCCGACCGCCGTTACCCCGTCCGCCTGGACGAAGCCTGGGGCTATATCAGCGCCACCGGGCGCATGGCCATCGTGCCCCGGTATGAAGCGGCCATGCCCTTTGCGGAAGGGCTGGGCGCCGTGCAGCTTGGCGGCCTCTGGGGCTACGTCGATGCCGCCGGCACGCTGAAGATCCCCCCGGTCTACCGCGTGGCGACCCCCTTCGCCGAAGGCCTGGCCGCCGTGCGCGGCGACGCCGGCTACGGCTTCATCGACCGGAACGGAGACGTCGTGATCGACCCCCAGTTCGAACTCGCCCGCCCCTTCGCCGAAGGCCGCGCCGCCGTGCGCCTCGGCGGCCTCTGGGGCTACGTCGATGCCGCCGGCACCCTGGTGATCGAGCCCCGCTTCAGCGACGCCCGCCCCTTCGCCGAAGGCCTGGCCGCCGTCGAGAGCACCGACGGCTGGATCTACATCGACCGAGACGGAGGCATCGCCATCGACCCGCCCTTCACCATCGAGGCGGCCGGCGACTTTGCCGGCGGCCTGGCCCCCTTCGCCACGAGCGACGGCTGGGGCTACCTCGACCGCCGGGGCAACCCGGTGATCGCCCCCCGCTTCGAAGCCGCCGGCCCGTTCGCCGAGGGCCTGGCCCCGGTGGCCCAGAACGGGCGATACGGCTACATCGACCGCACCGGCCGGCTGGTTGTGCCACCCCAGTTCCGGGACGCCCGGCCGTTCGCCGAGGGCCTGGCTGCCGTGCGCCTGAACAACCGCTGGACGTTCCTGAGCAAAACCAGCCTCCGGATCGCCATGGAACGTCACTTCATGCTGGCCGAGCCTTTCCGCGACGGCCTGGCCCGCGTTTTCACCGGACGCGAAGACGACCCGGAGATCGGCTACATCGACCGGCAGGGCGCGTACGTCTGGTATCCCACACGCTGA
- a CDS encoding DUF4386 family protein, producing MADRTLIKIGGWSALVVALMQVAGNGLHPPIPGDTRAALELIARTDLWGVVHLIVTVSYFVFIPFVLGVAASFPERGWLVRIGTVFVIVGAAIGAVQILTHPTVFKHLADTYVVADAALQERVVFLYDAYWPYSVMLEVAHLVLIFVAAVLFGVAMLRTPRYRRWIALLGLFAGGVATAGILVSKFVIVSQTGDLIFGLSLLPLIVWIVAVGIVLIRAK from the coding sequence ATGGCAGACAGAACCCTGATCAAGATCGGCGGGTGGAGCGCGCTGGTGGTGGCGCTGATGCAGGTCGCCGGCAACGGGCTGCACCCGCCCATCCCGGGGGACACGCGGGCGGCACTCGAGCTCATCGCCCGCACCGACCTCTGGGGCGTCGTCCACCTGATCGTGACCGTCTCGTACTTCGTCTTCATCCCGTTCGTCCTCGGCGTGGCGGCTTCGTTCCCCGAGCGAGGCTGGCTGGTACGGATCGGCACGGTGTTCGTCATCGTCGGGGCAGCCATCGGGGCAGTGCAGATCCTCACCCACCCGACCGTCTTCAAACACCTGGCGGATACGTACGTGGTGGCCGACGCCGCGCTGCAGGAGCGGGTGGTCTTCCTCTACGACGCCTACTGGCCCTACAGCGTGATGCTGGAGGTGGCGCACCTGGTGCTCATCTTCGTGGCCGCCGTGCTGTTCGGCGTGGCGATGCTGCGGACCCCGCGCTACCGGCGCTGGATCGCCCTCCTCGGCCTCTTCGCCGGCGGCGTGGCGACGGCGGGCATCCTCGTCAGCAAGTTTGTCATCGTCTCACAGACGGGTGACCTGATCTTCGGCTTGAGCCTGCTGCCGTTGATCGTGTGGATCGTGGCCGTCGGCATCGTACTGATCCGCGCGAAATAG
- a CDS encoding DUF1501 domain-containing protein, translating into MHDACFHHTDRPRHGACLEHGPAHREDHARWTRRDFLVRMGLASAGVAFSVAGRPAHAFGRMPLLDLLRRQETDRILVLIQLSGGNDGLNTVIPVNNDVYYQQRPTIAIPKSQALRLDDESGLHPAMQALQPLWDDGRMAVVHNTGYANQTRSHFEGTVNWATARDQGDSESTGWLGRYLTETFFEDGFTPLEYPLAVRIGGPATLFQSPFGGLSVTFGDAAQFQRFLEQGGFYDTAGVPATAYGTALAFVRDVTNASFRYVAAVQDAAAAGSNLAGYPNAGLAANLAVVARMLRGGLPTPLYTVSLGGFDTHSGQGGTTGPHAARLGDLAGAVAAFFEDLAADGLDRRVVVMTFSEFGRTLRENGSGGTDHGAGAPMLLFGRGLDGGLYGTPSDLQDLYGGDPRFTTDYRAVYATLLEDWFGLPPAEVDAVLGRSFDRLAFVGDKTAVATPPPEAPAGFTLEPNYPNPFRQTTEIAFSLRTAGPVRLQVFDAQGRHLRTLAADVRPAGRHRLTFDAAGLASGTYLYRLETPDGTRTRRMTLIR; encoded by the coding sequence ATGCACGACGCCTGCTTCCATCACACCGACCGGCCGCGCCACGGTGCCTGCCTGGAGCACGGCCCGGCCCACCGGGAGGACCACGCCCGCTGGACCCGCCGGGACTTCCTCGTGCGGATGGGCCTGGCCTCCGCCGGGGTGGCCTTCTCGGTCGCCGGGCGGCCCGCCCACGCCTTCGGGCGCATGCCCCTGCTCGACCTCCTCCGCCGCCAGGAAACCGACCGCATCCTCGTGCTCATCCAGCTCAGCGGTGGCAACGACGGCCTCAACACCGTCATCCCCGTCAACAACGACGTCTATTACCAGCAGCGGCCCACCATCGCCATCCCGAAGAGCCAGGCCCTTCGCCTCGACGACGAGTCCGGCCTGCACCCGGCCATGCAGGCGCTGCAACCCCTGTGGGACGACGGGCGCATGGCCGTCGTGCACAACACCGGTTACGCGAACCAGACCCGCTCCCACTTCGAGGGCACCGTCAACTGGGCCACGGCCCGAGACCAGGGGGACAGCGAGAGCACCGGATGGCTCGGCCGTTACCTCACCGAGACCTTCTTCGAAGACGGGTTCACGCCGCTGGAATACCCGCTGGCGGTGCGCATCGGCGGGCCGGCCACCCTCTTCCAGAGCCCCTTCGGCGGGCTGAGCGTCACCTTCGGCGACGCCGCCCAGTTCCAGCGCTTCCTCGAACAGGGCGGCTTCTACGACACGGCCGGCGTGCCGGCCACGGCCTACGGCACCGCCCTGGCCTTCGTGCGCGACGTCACGAACGCCTCCTTCCGCTACGTGGCCGCCGTGCAGGACGCCGCCGCCGCCGGGTCCAACCTGGCCGGCTACCCCAACGCCGGCCTCGCCGCCAACCTGGCCGTGGTGGCACGCATGCTGCGCGGGGGCCTGCCCACGCCGCTCTACACCGTCTCCCTCGGCGGCTTCGACACCCACTCCGGGCAGGGAGGAACCACCGGCCCGCATGCCGCCCGCCTGGGCGACCTGGCCGGCGCCGTGGCCGCCTTCTTCGAAGACCTGGCCGCCGACGGACTCGACCGCCGCGTCGTCGTGATGACCTTCTCCGAGTTCGGGCGAACCCTGCGGGAGAACGGCTCCGGCGGCACCGACCACGGCGCCGGTGCCCCCATGCTCCTCTTCGGCCGAGGCCTCGACGGCGGCCTCTACGGCACCCCCTCCGACCTGCAGGACCTCTACGGGGGCGACCCCCGCTTCACCACCGACTACCGCGCCGTCTACGCCACCCTCCTCGAAGACTGGTTCGGCCTTCCCCCCGCCGAGGTCGATGCCGTGCTCGGTCGCTCCTTCGACCGCCTCGCCTTCGTTGGGGACAAGACCGCCGTCGCCACGCCTCCCCCCGAAGCGCCCGCCGGCTTCACGCTCGAACCGAACTATCCGAACCCGTTCAGGCAGACCACCGAGATCGCGTTCTCGCTACGCACCGCCGGCCCGGTCCGGCTCCAGGTATTCGACGCACAGGGCCGCCACCTCCGCACCCTGGCGGCGGACGTCCGGCCCGCCGGCCGCCACCGCCTCACGTTCGACGCCGCCGGTCTGGCCTCCGGCACCTACCTCTATCGCCTCGAAACGCCGGACGGCACCCGCACCCGCCGGATGACCCTGATTCGCTAA